A stretch of Triticum aestivum cultivar Chinese Spring chromosome 1D, IWGSC CS RefSeq v2.1, whole genome shotgun sequence DNA encodes these proteins:
- the LOC123167700 gene encoding zinc finger RNA-binding protein: MDIRMNATQRSRLQIKAPTVLKAHNVDVARPCQVHSDQEEDYTAADITLDNAIERQKLRIRARRASGGADHQAPLPVQNPASLPPAAPAHRAGTKRQATWPPPAVSGVRQLPQNQFQALAPARQQYQEQQPQMQYVAAPAQAQQPRAPPAQALPLQKQRPLPHATPTAARTPPPQVTTSSKPPLHPRSPANPAAGNTTSIVCRVCGVRCMTAFNLRQHEEGRKHRNKVANAAGEVNVRCEMCDVVLSGKLNVQEHYAGKHHLHRVFVSGASGTAGEINVRCEICDVLISGELNVQEHYAGKHHLRRVFLSGASGTSGNPAT, translated from the exons ATGGACATCCGGATGAACGCTACCCAGCGCAGCAGGCTTCAGATCAAAGCTCCTACG GTCCTCAAAGCACACAATGTCGATGTTGCTCGACCATGCCAGGTCCACAGCGACCAAGAAGAAGACTACACGGCCGCGGACATCACCCTGGACAACGCTATCGAGCGCCAAAAGCTTCGGATCAGGGCTCGCCGCGCTTCCGGCGGCGCAGATCACCAGGCTCCTCTACCA GTACAGAATCCAGCATCACTTCCTCCAGCTGCGCCTGCGCATCGCGCAGGGACAAAGAGGCAAGCAACCTGGCCACCTCCTGCTGTCTCCGGCGTTCGACAGCTGCCGCAGAACCAGTTCCAGGCGCTGGCACCGGCGAGGCAGCAATACCAGGAGCAGCAACCGCAGATGCAGTACGTGGCAGCGCCGGCGCAGGCACAGCAACCGCGGGCGCCGCCAGCGCAGGCGCTCCCACTCCAGAAGCAGAGGCCACTGCCGCACGCTACGCCAACGGCCGCCAGAACGCCGCCTCCGCAGGTGACTACCAGCTCCAAGCCGCCGCTTCACCCAAGGTCCCCAGCCAACCCGGCGGCAGGCAACACGACCTCCATCGTTTGCCGCGTCTGCGGTGTGCGGTGCATGACGGCGTTCAACCTCAGGCAGCACGAGGAGGGGAGGAAGCACCGGAACAAGGTGGCCAACGCCGCCGGTGAGGTAAACGTGCGGTGCGAGATGTGCGACGTGGTCCTCTCAGGCAAGCTCAACGTCCAGGAGCACTACGCCGGCAAGCACCACCTCCATCGGGTCTTCGTCTCCGGTGCCAGTGGCACCGCCGGTGAGATAAACGTGCGTTGCGAGATCTGCGACGTGCTCATCTCAGGTGAGCTCAACGTCCAGGAGCACTACGCCGGCAAGCACCATCTCCGTCGGGTCTTCCTCTCCGGTGCCAGTGGCACCTCCGGCAACCCAGCAACCTGA